Proteins from a single region of Acidobacteriota bacterium:
- the cpaB gene encoding Flp pilus assembly protein CpaB gives MNRTLRTFIVVVVALGMAGLASFAVYRAVQRIPVREVEVAHVQAVVASTGIPVGTLLTKEQLKLVGWPSSSPVPGAFTSIDAVVGRAAVVTLAENEPITESKLASRGSGSGLPPTIPPGMRAMSVRVNEVIGVAGFVVPGTRVDVIATVDVNRDIVTRTVVSNLLVLAAGTRYDQDAPKKDGKPIPTTVVTLAVTPPDAERVSLAATEGKVMLALRNPLDTQPTETAGIRLVNLTGAPAGPPIEQKVRGIKRVVAALPPAPPPPPPRPYTVETIRGAKRTTEEVKK, from the coding sequence CACGCTGCGCACCTTTATCGTTGTCGTGGTCGCGCTCGGCATGGCCGGACTGGCCAGCTTCGCGGTCTACCGGGCGGTCCAGCGCATTCCCGTGCGCGAAGTAGAAGTGGCCCACGTGCAGGCCGTGGTAGCGTCCACCGGGATTCCGGTTGGCACGCTGCTGACCAAGGAGCAGTTGAAGCTCGTGGGATGGCCATCAAGCAGTCCCGTGCCGGGGGCGTTCACGTCCATCGACGCGGTGGTGGGCCGGGCGGCAGTTGTGACGCTCGCCGAGAACGAGCCAATTACCGAGAGCAAGTTAGCGTCGCGTGGGTCTGGGTCAGGACTCCCGCCGACGATTCCTCCAGGCATGCGGGCCATGTCCGTCAGGGTCAACGAGGTAATCGGGGTCGCCGGGTTCGTGGTGCCGGGCACGCGCGTAGATGTTATAGCGACAGTAGACGTTAACAGGGACATCGTGACGCGCACGGTGGTCAGCAACCTCCTCGTGCTCGCCGCCGGGACCAGGTACGACCAGGATGCGCCTAAGAAGGATGGCAAGCCCATCCCGACGACGGTGGTGACTCTCGCCGTCACGCCGCCCGACGCTGAACGGGTCTCTCTGGCGGCGACGGAGGGCAAAGTGATGCTGGCGCTGCGCAATCCTCTGGATACCCAACCGACGGAAACAGCCGGCATTCGCCTGGTGAACCTGACCGGTGCTCCAGCGGGGCCGCCCATCGAGCAGAAGGTCAGGGGCATCAAGAGAGTGGTCGCTGCGCTACCGCCCGCACCGCCTCCACCTCCGCCGCGGCCCTACACCGTGGAGACCATTCGCGGAGCCAAACGCACGACGGAAGAGGTGAAGAAGTGA
- a CDS encoding type II and III secretion system protein family protein produces MTVRILLTTLLLVTGVVQAQTPTVSPTQVPTAPSAPAPVAPAAGFERILLTAGRSTVLSTAFDITRIAVTNPAVADAVVVQPREILIDGKAAGTVSLIIWGAARRVQFDVVVEQGVSTLQQKLQALFPGEDINATVNDEALILSGHVSSTTVMLKAGEIAQASAAKTKVINMLQLPGPPGSQQVMLQVRFAEVNRRATEELGVNLFMGPNGQNDYVARTTTQQFSAPGFDQETTTFSDFLNLFVLNRKYNVGAVIRALQGKGFFQSLAEPNLIAYNGQEASFLAGGEFPVPVVQGLTNSVTIQWKEFGVRLTFTPTIAGDIIRLKVTPEVSSLDFNNGITLQGYRIPALITRRAQTDVELRDGQSFAIAGLLHNTAQEDGSAVPILGSIPIIGALFKSRADRKEQTELMVLITPRLVRPLDPDEVPAVPTSPKVFIKDPVDSGKPGVADAPPVQAATKVIPKKKGPGA; encoded by the coding sequence GTGACCGTCCGCATTCTTCTCACGACCCTGCTTCTGGTCACCGGCGTTGTCCAGGCGCAAACGCCGACCGTGTCGCCAACACAGGTACCGACGGCACCTTCCGCGCCAGCGCCGGTCGCTCCCGCCGCCGGCTTCGAGCGCATCCTCCTGACCGCCGGACGCTCGACGGTGCTCTCAACGGCTTTTGACATCACGCGTATCGCCGTGACCAACCCGGCCGTGGCGGACGCGGTGGTCGTCCAGCCCCGCGAGATCCTGATCGACGGCAAGGCCGCAGGAACAGTGAGTCTCATCATCTGGGGTGCGGCACGGCGCGTCCAGTTCGACGTGGTGGTTGAGCAGGGTGTGAGTACGCTCCAGCAGAAGCTGCAGGCGCTCTTTCCCGGCGAAGACATCAACGCGACGGTGAATGACGAAGCGTTGATCCTCTCGGGCCACGTCTCGAGCACAACCGTGATGCTCAAGGCCGGTGAGATCGCCCAGGCCAGCGCGGCGAAGACGAAAGTGATCAACATGCTGCAGTTGCCGGGCCCTCCCGGCAGCCAGCAGGTGATGTTGCAGGTGCGCTTTGCCGAAGTGAACCGGAGGGCGACCGAAGAACTCGGCGTGAACCTCTTCATGGGGCCGAACGGTCAGAACGACTACGTCGCGCGGACGACGACGCAGCAGTTCAGCGCACCGGGCTTCGACCAGGAGACGACGACCTTCAGCGACTTCCTGAACCTGTTCGTCCTCAACCGGAAGTACAACGTTGGAGCCGTGATCCGGGCGCTTCAGGGGAAGGGCTTCTTTCAGAGCCTTGCCGAGCCGAACCTGATCGCCTACAACGGGCAGGAGGCGAGTTTCTTGGCCGGCGGGGAATTCCCCGTTCCGGTCGTGCAGGGTCTCACCAATTCGGTCACCATTCAGTGGAAAGAATTTGGCGTGCGGTTGACGTTCACGCCGACGATCGCTGGCGATATTATCCGTCTCAAAGTCACGCCTGAGGTCAGCAGCCTTGACTTCAACAACGGCATCACGCTGCAGGGCTACCGCATTCCCGCGCTCATCACGCGGCGCGCGCAGACCGACGTCGAGCTGCGCGACGGACAGTCGTTTGCGATAGCTGGCCTGCTGCACAATACCGCGCAGGAAGACGGGTCGGCGGTTCCGATCCTGGGCAGCATCCCCATCATTGGCGCGTTGTTCAAGAGTAGGGCCGATCGGAAAGAACAGACGGAGTTGATGGTGTTGATCACTCCGCGCCTCGTCCGGCCGCTTGATCCCGACGAAGTCCCAGCGGTTCCAACCTCGCCGAAGGTGTTCATCAAGGATCCTGTTGACTCGGGCAAGCCAGGGGTTGCCGATGCGCCGCCGGTCCAGGCCGCCACGAAAGTGATACCGAAGAAGAAGGGACCGGGGGCCTGA